From Amycolatopsis sp. YIM 10, the proteins below share one genomic window:
- a CDS encoding NUDIX hydrolase, giving the protein MLLARYVPPTGETNRTLPGGRVEHGEDPFDAVIREVAERRAWPTSAPECRRLLPGPDHRRRTPARVERRDRRVGLDADPRRRSLASHRWHDAADEGTPRSAKPSEMTSTPGSAPAANMTPSSTSTAHSPHPPTRSNSTRPEGTDWHVRGPRPAWR; this is encoded by the coding sequence GTGCTGCTTGCCCGCTACGTGCCACCGACCGGCGAGACCAACCGGACTCTTCCGGGCGGCAGGGTTGAGCACGGGGAGGATCCGTTCGACGCGGTGATCCGGGAGGTTGCCGAACGCCGTGCCTGGCCCACTTCCGCACCAGAATGTCGGCGTCTTCTACCGGGGCCGGATCACCGGCGGCGAACTCCGGCCCGAGTCGAACGGCGAGACCGCCGAGTCGGTCTGGACGCCGATCCGCGACGTCGCTCACTTGCGAGTCATCGGTGGCACGATGCCGCCGATGAAGGTACACCCCGCTCAGCGAAGCCAAGCGAGATGACGTCAACACCTGGATCCGCACCAGCGGCGAATATGACGCCGTCGTCGACTTCGACCGCGCACTCGCCTCACCCGCCGACCAGGAGCAACTCGACCCGGCCCGAGGGAACTGACTGGCACGTGCGCGGACCTCGACCAGCCTGGCGGTAG